Part of the Sporomusa termitida genome, TCATATTAGCCAAACCGGCGGTTGCGGTATCAACCGCCTGGGTGTATGGCCGGTTTACGGCTAATGAGATCAGAGTCCGGCCGGATATTAATGCAATGTGTGAAAATCTTGCGCAGGGAAACCTTGCCGGTGTAGCCGGCCGTTTGACAAATGTTCTTGAAAGTGTCACAATTTCGGAGTATCCGCAAATTGCAGCAATAAAAAATGCTATGTTGACATACGGGGCCATGGCGGCATTAATGTCAGGCAGCGGCCCTACTGTATTCGGTCTTGCCGGCTGCCAGCGCCAGGCTGAAAAGATTGCCGGGCAGTTAAAGGCGCAAGGGGTGCCGGAAGTATTTGTGGCAAAAACTGTATCAAAGGTGGAGTGATTGTGGAGAGGCGATTGGTACCGATTAAATTAGACAGCTATAAACCGCTGCGGGAAGTTGTGGCGGAAACGCTCAGAGAAGCGATTGTAAATGGCACGCTGAAGCCTGGCGAGCGCCTCATGGAGATTCAGCTGGCTGAAGAACTGGGGGTTAGCCGGACACCGGTCCGTGAAGCGATTAGAAAACTGGAACTGGAAGGGTTTGTGGTGATGATTCCCCGCCGGGGAACCTATGTGGCTGATCTGTCAATCAAAGATATTAATGAAGTCTTTGAAATCCGGACAGCTCTTGATGTTTTGGCAGCCGGACTTGCCGTTGAACGCATTACCGAGGATGAACTTGAACAACTCGAACGTCTGCTGGTCGAGATTGGCGAGTTGATTGAAGAGGACGATGCCGACAAAATCGTAGAATCTGACAGCCAATTCCATGATATTTTATACAGGGCCAGCCGGAATGACCGGTTAGTGGGTATTATTAATAATCTTAGAGAGCAGTTTACCCGTTTTCGGTCAATCTCGATTCAGTATCCGGGCCGGATGCAAAAATCAGTAGAAGAGCACCGCCGACTGGTGGAAGCGATTGCCAGCCGGGACACCGATCTGGCGCAGCAGCTGGCCCGCGAACATATGGAAAACTCAGAGCAGACACTGCTCCAGGATCTGAACGAACGCCGTCAGACTTAAATCTCGAAAGGGTGTATTCACATGTATGATGCTATAATCCTAGCTGGTGGCGAAAACAATGAGCACCTAAACCGTTATACATCCCAGCCTTATGAGGCGATGATTGATATTGCCGGTAAGCCAATGGTTGAACTTGTGGCCAGTGCTCTGGCGGCCAGTTCACAGGTATCCCGCATCTTTATTGCCGGTCCGGTTCGAGAACTGACCCAATGCTCCTTTCCGGACAAAGCAGTCATTGTGGCTGGCGGCCGGACGATCATCGAAACCATCAGCTTAGGGATGAAAGCATTAGGACATGAAAACCTGACACTGGTAGTGACGGCCGATATTCCCTTGTTAACGCCAACGGCTGTCGAAGATTTTCTGTCACAGTGCGCCGGTATACAAGCCGATTTATATTATCCTATCGTTACCCGGCAGGACCATGAATACCGGTTTCCCGGGAATAAGCGTACTTATGTGCGCTTACAGGAAGGGACTTTTACCGGGGGGAATATTTTCCTGGTCAATCCTAAAATAGTGGCACCGTGTATGACGGTGGCGGAAAGAATTATTGCTCATCGCAAGAACCCCTTTAAGTTATGCTGTTTGTTAGGCTGGACCTTTGTTGTGCAGTTTCTTTTCGGCAGGCTTAAACTAAAGCAAGTGGAAAAAAGGGTTGGCGATATTTTAGGGATCAAAGGTGCGGTTATTCGGTCGCAGTATGCCGAGCTTGGCATTGATGTGGACAAACCCAGCGATTTGGAATTAGTGCGCAGCTGTTTTATACAAAGTCTTTAAAGACGCGGATAATCCGCGTTTTTTGTTTTTTTTCGCTGCCGGGCAGGAATTGCCGCGTCTATAGAGAATGTGAATAAAAAAATATATTTAGGAGAAAATATTCGGTATTTCCTTGATTGTGGAGGCAGTAAGAATGAATAAAGTACGGAAAATGGAGCGGGTATCTGCATTAACCAAGCTGATTGCAGACAGGCCCCGGCATTTGTTTTCACTCAGTCAGTTTAGCGAGCTGTTTGGGGCCGCTAAATCAACA contains:
- a CDS encoding GntR family transcriptional regulator; translated protein: MERRLVPIKLDSYKPLREVVAETLREAIVNGTLKPGERLMEIQLAEELGVSRTPVREAIRKLELEGFVVMIPRRGTYVADLSIKDINEVFEIRTALDVLAAGLAVERITEDELEQLERLLVEIGELIEEDDADKIVESDSQFHDILYRASRNDRLVGIINNLREQFTRFRSISIQYPGRMQKSVEEHRRLVEAIASRDTDLAQQLAREHMENSEQTLLQDLNERRQT
- a CDS encoding nucleotidyltransferase family protein, translated to MYDAIILAGGENNEHLNRYTSQPYEAMIDIAGKPMVELVASALAASSQVSRIFIAGPVRELTQCSFPDKAVIVAGGRTIIETISLGMKALGHENLTLVVTADIPLLTPTAVEDFLSQCAGIQADLYYPIVTRQDHEYRFPGNKRTYVRLQEGTFTGGNIFLVNPKIVAPCMTVAERIIAHRKNPFKLCCLLGWTFVVQFLFGRLKLKQVEKRVGDILGIKGAVIRSQYAELGIDVDKPSDLELVRSCFIQSL